The Manihot esculenta cultivar AM560-2 chromosome 8, M.esculenta_v8, whole genome shotgun sequence genomic interval taataaatattttaatacgtCAACagcgttttaatatatttttcaaaatcaatcaatactatgaaaattaaataataatttttgtttttattactATTGTTATGGTCAGCTACTGCatcttttcatatatttttgttATTGTGAAATCTGCTCTCTTATATTTCCATCCATtcctttatattaaaaatatatgtagAATATAAAGTTTTCAATTCCATTTGAGTTAAAAATAAAGACAAGTGAACCAAATCATTGATCTGCTTTGTGTGCTTGGCCTTGCCAGGCATGAATATATGAATATCCAGGGACCAATAAAGGAAGGCCACACACTGCCTAAAAGTAAAGCCTTTATTTCATTGAATTTCATTGATCTGTTTTTGGTCTTGTCAAGTCAGTTTTTCAAAAAATTGCTTTGTATCAATTTTTGTATTTCTTTTAGCCATTCCTTTTTGTCTTCCTATGCCCAAAATTTGGTTCATTCTAGGAAATAACTGATACACATGACATATACAAAATgcatgaaataataaaatctgcTAGGCTTGAAAAATTAATCATCAATCCCAAAGAATGGAAGTGAACAAAATCCCACTTCACAAGATCCCTCCCcacccaaaaaaaaataaaaacccatTGATACTTATACTGCTTTGATGGATGAGAATGGGTAAGGaagatttaataaataattgagAAATCAAGTTGATCTATATTTAATGGGATTAAATAGAATCgtaaatgtatatatatttttttgttaaaaatatattaatgaatcTCCTTCTTTTCAAATAAAAACTTGCTTCTTTTACCCACCCAATATACGGTTAGATCCAAGTTCAACACTCTTAAGACGTGAACCGGTAACCCACCAGCTCAGTTTCAGCCTCGTCCAAAAGAGACTTGAAATGGGCTGGATCAGATACATTACCTTCAACTTTGTTggggaaaaaaatttaatatgaatttaCTCCCACgctattttatttatcaaataatttatatatatatatatatatatatatatataaataaaaaaatattcacaagtttaacttaataataaatacatctaaataaatataaaaaatctcaaattctaCTATTTCAATCTCCAATTttcagttaaaaataaaaaataaaaaagacctctaattataaatttatttttatttaattatttaattatattaatactttatttaaaatcagtttggttgatgaaatctcttaacatttaaattatagttgattaaattttattaaggaaagattctattaatatttaaatgatttaaatttaagttttattataagttaaattataattttttttaaaaaataattatagtatgttattatttaaaattttttaatttaattatttaattaaaaatttttactttaattatttaattatattattaatatatttaaatttaaattgattgacgatattttttattaaattttattatagaagattttttacatttaaattctatttattaaaattttaaaatttaatttcataatattaaaaaaataaaataatgtaatataatatttattaaaaataattaacattatcattcaatttattaaaaaataataataaaatgttaaataatttaaataataaatttatttaatttataaaaatatattaaatgttagATTATTAAGATATCacataataagtttaaattttaaaattcttattattgtttatatttaaattattataattagttttttattataatttaaatttataatatatataaataaataaaatttataaatattataatgaatataaaaatgtatattactaatatatataaatatttatctctataaaataaaataataaaattttttaactctctaaaaatctaaaatgattaataaataaataaagactaAATCAGCCATTGGATGATACAAGTCCAACGAATCATTCTGAAGAACAGAACTGATCTCTTCGGCTACAACATCAGCCTAGTCCCTGTTGGAAGAGCAGTTGAAGACAAGTCTTACACCCATAACATTTGTGAAAAGAAATTCAAACCCTCAGATCAACACAGACACGTGTCATTTAAATAACAAATCCACCATTAACTCTAATGACTTGGCCATTGATCCACTCCCCTGCATCACTAGCCAAGAATCCCACAACTTCACTTATATCCTTTGGCTCACCAAGTCGGCCTAAAGGGCAAGCATCAGCTATTCTCTTCACTGTTTCCTCAGTTTTACCTGAAAAGAACAGCTCCGTAGCCACAGGTCCTGGAGCCACACTATTAGCTGTTATTCCTGTACCCTTCAGCTCCTTGGCTAGTATCTTTGTCATTGTCTCCACTGCTGCCTTGGAGGCAGCATAAGCTGCATATCCTGGAAAATTTGCTCCAACGACAGATGTTGATATTGTGATGATTCTTCCACCACCTTCCCGAGCCAACCTATTAGCTGCCTCACGGCAGCACAAGAATGATCCCTTTGTGTTGACATTGAAAATCATATCCCAGTCCTCCACTGTGGTATTGGCCAAAGTTGGGTACTTGGGATCCATAACTCCAGCACAGTTTACAAGGATATGGACTTTTGAGCCGAATTCCTGTTCGGCCCTCTCAAAGAGTTGATTGACTTGATCTGGATCTGAAACATCAGCTTTGATAGCAACTGCTTGGGGATGAGTAGAAGATGCAGCTGATGCATTGAGCTCAGATGCAAGGATATCAGCTTGGGTGGAATTTGAAGCATAATTGAGAGCAACTCTTGCACCAAGGGAATGAAGATGAGCGGAAATGGCACGGCCAATTCCACGCGAACCTCCGGTTACTATGGCTACCCGACCATTAAGTGGAAGGGAAGAAGAAGCTACTGCTACCTCGCTAGTAATTTCACCTGCCATGAAGAAGACTAGGACAGTTTGCACAGTTCTGTTGTTTTGGGAGGTATGCAACTGATGCCTTCACTATTTGTAGCTGAAGATTGCAAGAGAAAAATCTTCAGATTTGGATATGaaggttgaaaaaaaaaatcatcttcTTGGAAGATGCGTCATTGCATCATTAAACTTAGCATTCCAATACTGCCCTTCGAATGCCTGCTGTAATTCATGGCTCAAGAGGGGCAGCTTGGTCACTGCACCCGAGAAAAAAATAGAAGCAATTAGTTTGAAAAAGTCAGCTTGATCAAACTGTTATTTAATTGGTTGAATTGCGTCAATGCCTACGCAAAGGTGGAAAAGTTATATCAATTAAACCAATCATGCATGATGCATCATCAGGTTCGTCACAACTCTCCCACCCACCTCCTACCACACACTCACACATTATTAAGAAAAATCTCAAaaggaaaattttcaaaatctgAGGGTTATaatcagaaaaaggaaaagtAGCATTAGGGTATTAGACATGTCGAATACAAGAAGAAATATCAAGTAACAAATAAAACTAGAGaggaaaatttctttttttttttttaccttttcTTCCCTAACGATGTCCCACGGCTCTACAACCCCCACATATTGCCTGCTCCAGAGACCAGAGTTATTTTTCTCGAATCACAGAACTTTTCCATTAGTCTgaaaaagatcataaaaatataagaaagtGACTTTAATTCTTctttacatatatatacatgatGAAGCACTACTGCAGAGACTTTCCCAAATACCGCATTCATCCAGGCAATGCATGTACAGAACT includes:
- the LOC110621340 gene encoding NADPH-dependent aldehyde reductase-like protein, chloroplastic, producing MAGEITSEVAVASSSLPLNGRVAIVTGGSRGIGRAISAHLHSLGARVALNYASNSTQADILASELNASAASSTHPQAVAIKADVSDPDQVNQLFERAEQEFGSKVHILVNCAGVMDPKYPTLANTTVEDWDMIFNVNTKGSFLCCREAANRLAREGGGRIITISTSVVGANFPGYAAYAASKAAVETMTKILAKELKGTGITANSVAPGPVATELFFSGKTEETVKRIADACPLGRLGEPKDISEVVGFLASDAGEWINGQVIRVNGGFVI